In the genome of Maniola jurtina chromosome 3, ilManJurt1.1, whole genome shotgun sequence, one region contains:
- the LOC123879809 gene encoding TAR DNA-binding protein 43-like yields MSFEYLPVAEDENEEPIELPIEEDGTLMLTTVSAQFPSCCGLKYRHPETKTFRGIRLRDGRLFPPSEGWGNHLYICSFPKENKRKSGENSETSSIKSKRNDNLCSDLIVLGLPWKATEQTVREYFEKFGEVLMAQLKRDPKTGMSKGFAFIRFSSYTTQMRVLAQRHMIDGRWCDVRIPNSKEGSLNSMPCKVFVGRCTEDLTANDLREYFSQFGEVTDVFIPKPFRAFSFITFLDPEVAQNLCGQDHIIKGVSVNVSNASPKQNKSGSNQRNLPSRNYDEGHPHNASNNNSWSNRNMDMVNMQALGLSGQHGQTAVAGGGGQGQGGSMPLGMGGLPVNQALVAAALNQAGWGLINNIPSGGSEQGAFAGPASSAPPAPPNFLSWMQQGNSAQGPSSQWGQRHQSQGHSV; encoded by the coding sequence ATGTCCTTCGAGTACTTGCCCGTGGCTGAAGATGAAAATGAAGAACCCATAGAACTTCCAATCGAAGAAGATGGTACGTTGATGTTAACAACAGTATCCGCGCAATTTCCTAGCTGTTGTGGACTGAAGTATCGACATCCCGAGACAAAAACTTTTAGAGGTATTAGATTAAGGGATGGCAGGCTTTTCCCACCTTCAGAAGGTTGGGGTAATCATCTTTATATTTGCAGTTTTCCAAAAGAAAATAAACGAAAATCAGGTGAAAATTCAGAAACTTCATCGATTAAAAGTAAACGTAATGATAATCTGTGCTCTGATTTAATTGTTTTGGGTTTGCCATGGAAAGCAACAGAACAAACTGTACGAGAGTACTTCGAGAAATTCGGCGAAGTTTTGATGGCGCAACTGAAACGTGACCCTAAAACTGGTATGTCAAAAGGTTTTGCATTCATTCGATTTTCATCATATACAACTCAAATGAGAGTGCTAGCTCAGAGACACATGATAGATGGTCGCTGGTGCGATGTACGGATACCCAATTCAAAAGAAGGTTCCCTCAATTCTATGCCTTGCAAAGTTTTTGTTGGACGCTGTACTGAAGATTTAACAGCCAATGATTTAAGAGAATACTTCTCACAATTTGGAGAAGTTACTGATGTTTTTATTCCAAAGCCTTTTAGGGCATTCAGTTTCATTACATTTTTGGATCCTGAAGTTGCACAAAACTTATGTGGTCAAGATCATATCATAAAAGGAGTTTCGGTGAATGTGTCAAATGCATcaccaaaacaaaacaaaagtgGCTCTAACCAACGGAATCTACCAAGTAGAAACTATGATGAGGGCCATCCACACAATGCTTCAAACAACAACTCATGGAGTAACCGTAATATGGATATGGTAAATATGCAAGCTTTAGGTTTATCTGGACAGCACGGCCAAACTGCTGTGGCTGGAGGCGGTGGCCAGGGGCAAGGCGGTAGTATGCCACTGGGCATGGGAGGCTTACCAGTAAATCAGGCACTTGTAGCAGCAGCTCTGAATCAAGCAGGTTGGGGTCTAATCAACAATATACCTTCTGGAGGCTCTGAACAAGGAGCTTTTGCAGGCCCAGCTTCGTCCGCCCCCCCTGCACCACCCAACTTTCTCTCATGGATGCAACAAGGTAATTCTGCACAGGGACCTTCTAGTCAGTGGGGACAAAGACACCAATCCCAAGGCCATTCTGTTTGA
- the LOC123879580 gene encoding uncharacterized WD repeat-containing protein alr3466-like isoform X1 has protein sequence MKQTNLSLSNYNSHYCKNEIMDPQRKTPPGPMAPSSVRAAHKSFAVTNTYIKNVSPQKEIVTVHTSTPNVEHRSFHSEQNQVYQGEVNVLSIIDTNKEITCCKYTEDVKEIASGFIDGTIRLFDCNTGNCVHTLVDDECRAYPGPVTAIKHRPVSKAHPVTNMLLTCYVNGCIKCWKYKYEQCLYTIREKRQILGLCYHPHYSKFVTYGDDAKLNMYDEEAQTQERAFYSSQRKNIIDGHTSRIFACVFNPKSHHELISSGWDDTVMCWDDRQPYATRYFSGVHMCGEGLDFDKPGRQILTCSWQDKDSIQIWDYGSCKLIETITPDSYQSKLYCGKMVPRTNLIVCGGTEPNILRVVDVNLKITECSVRNNPGGIYAFDFGTIRRKLTKIPDTYKRMSEIPNVPRVAFVTGKRLQTVDFG, from the exons ATGAAACAAACAAACTTATCATTAAGTAACTACAATAGTCATTACTGTAAAAATGAAATTATGGATCCACAAAGAAAAACACCGCCCGGACCAATGGCACCATCTAGTGTGAGAGCAGCACACAAAAGTTTCGCAGTCACGAATACTTATATCAAAAACGTTAGTCCTCAAAAAGAAATTGTAACAGTCCACACTAGCACTCCAAATGTTGAGCACAGATCTTTTCACAGCGAACAAAACCAGGTATATCAAGGAGAAGTTAACGTGCTCTCAATTAT AGATACGAATAAGGAAATAACGTGTTGCAAGTATACAGAAGATGTAAAAGAAATAGCCTCTGGTTTTATTGATGGCACTATAAGATTATTTGACTGTAATACGGGAAATTGTGTCCATACTCTTGTCGACGATGAGTGCCGTGCATACCCTGGACCTGTCACTGCTATCAAACATAGACCAGTTAGCAAGGCACATCCTGTAACAAATATGTTATTAACTTGTT ATGTTAATGGATGTATAAAATGTTGGAAATATAAATATGAACAATGTCTATACACGATAAGGGAGAAACGGCAAATACTAGGATTATGTTACCACCCACATTATAGTAAATTCGTTACCTATGGTGACGATGCTAAGCTAAACATGTACGACGAAGAGGCACAGACTCAAGAGAGAGCTTTTTATTCTAG cCAACGCAAAAACATAATAGATGGACACACGTCAAGAATTTTCGCCTGTGTCTTCAATCCTAAATCACACCACGAATTGATCTCAAGTGGATGGGACGACACGGTGATGTGTTGGGACGACAGACAACCCTACGCTACTCGTTACTTCTCTGGTGTCCACATGTGCGGCGAAGGGCTAGATTTCGATAAACCAGGAAGACAG attttaacatGTTCTTGGCAAGACAAGGACAGTATTCAAATCTGGGACTATGGATCCTGCAAACTAATCGAAACAATAACGCCAGATAGCTACCAGTCAAAATTATACTGTGGGAAAATGGTCCCGCGTACTAATTTGATAGTCTGTGGCGGTACGGAACCTAATATTCTACGCGTCGTAGACgtcaatttaaaaatt ACGGAATGTTCAGTACGCAATAACCCCGGCGGTATCTATGCATTCGATTTTGGAACGATAAGGAGAAAACTGACAAAAATACCAGACACATATAAAAGAATGAGTGAAATACCAAACGTTCCACGCGTTGCTTTTGTCACTGGAAAAAGACTGCAAACTGTTGACTTCGGATAA
- the LOC123879580 gene encoding uncharacterized WD repeat-containing protein alr3466-like isoform X2, whose product MLSTDLFTANKTRDTNKEITCCKYTEDVKEIASGFIDGTIRLFDCNTGNCVHTLVDDECRAYPGPVTAIKHRPVSKAHPVTNMLLTCYVNGCIKCWKYKYEQCLYTIREKRQILGLCYHPHYSKFVTYGDDAKLNMYDEEAQTQERAFYSSQRKNIIDGHTSRIFACVFNPKSHHELISSGWDDTVMCWDDRQPYATRYFSGVHMCGEGLDFDKPGRQILTCSWQDKDSIQIWDYGSCKLIETITPDSYQSKLYCGKMVPRTNLIVCGGTEPNILRVVDVNLKITECSVRNNPGGIYAFDFGTIRRKLTKIPDTYKRMSEIPNVPRVAFVTGKRLQTVDFG is encoded by the exons ATGTTGAGCACAGATCTTTTCACAGCGAACAAAACCAG AGATACGAATAAGGAAATAACGTGTTGCAAGTATACAGAAGATGTAAAAGAAATAGCCTCTGGTTTTATTGATGGCACTATAAGATTATTTGACTGTAATACGGGAAATTGTGTCCATACTCTTGTCGACGATGAGTGCCGTGCATACCCTGGACCTGTCACTGCTATCAAACATAGACCAGTTAGCAAGGCACATCCTGTAACAAATATGTTATTAACTTGTT ATGTTAATGGATGTATAAAATGTTGGAAATATAAATATGAACAATGTCTATACACGATAAGGGAGAAACGGCAAATACTAGGATTATGTTACCACCCACATTATAGTAAATTCGTTACCTATGGTGACGATGCTAAGCTAAACATGTACGACGAAGAGGCACAGACTCAAGAGAGAGCTTTTTATTCTAG cCAACGCAAAAACATAATAGATGGACACACGTCAAGAATTTTCGCCTGTGTCTTCAATCCTAAATCACACCACGAATTGATCTCAAGTGGATGGGACGACACGGTGATGTGTTGGGACGACAGACAACCCTACGCTACTCGTTACTTCTCTGGTGTCCACATGTGCGGCGAAGGGCTAGATTTCGATAAACCAGGAAGACAG attttaacatGTTCTTGGCAAGACAAGGACAGTATTCAAATCTGGGACTATGGATCCTGCAAACTAATCGAAACAATAACGCCAGATAGCTACCAGTCAAAATTATACTGTGGGAAAATGGTCCCGCGTACTAATTTGATAGTCTGTGGCGGTACGGAACCTAATATTCTACGCGTCGTAGACgtcaatttaaaaatt ACGGAATGTTCAGTACGCAATAACCCCGGCGGTATCTATGCATTCGATTTTGGAACGATAAGGAGAAAACTGACAAAAATACCAGACACATATAAAAGAATGAGTGAAATACCAAACGTTCCACGCGTTGCTTTTGTCACTGGAAAAAGACTGCAAACTGTTGACTTCGGATAA